The Variovorax sp. S12S4 genome includes the window ATCGGGCCGAAGATCAACCCCTTCGATGCAACGCTCAGAAGGCCCGCGCAGAGCCTGGCGGGGTCGCCGGCAGGGCAGAAGATTCCCTTGCCGGACGCGCCGGAGCCCCGATAGGCGCCGCGCTCATTTCAGCTTCTTGTCTTCGCTCTTGGCTTCTGCCATGGCCTCGGGCTCCAGTTCCTCGGCGTAGCGGTTCAGCCGGATGAAGATGCCCCAGCCCGCCATGAGCAGGCCGACCGAGCCCAGCATCGCGGCGGCATGCAGCATCAGCTCGGGCGCTTCACGCGCCTTGAAGGTCGCGACCAGCCCCTCGACCGCCACGGCAACCACGATGACGACCATGAACCTGGACAGGAAGCGGCGTACCCGCGTCGGCGCGCCGATGTGTGCGTCGCGCACCACTTCTTCTTCGAGCACGGTCTGCGAGATCTGCAGCGCCACCACGCCCGCCGCCAGCAGGCCCACCGCTTCGATGACCGCCTCGGCTGCTGGAACATCGAGCCCCTGCATGACCGCGCCCCACCCGGCCCGCGCCGCAATCACGACGAGGACGAGCGACGCGGCGGCAAATGCGAGGGCCATCAGGGCATGGATTGCGGCGTACAGGGTGAGGATCGACTTCATGGCGCTACCGGGGTTGAACGTGCGGCGAGGCGAGGCCCCGGGGCAGCGCACGGGACCGCGCCGGGGTGCGGAATCTTCGGCGCAGCCCGGCGGTTTGCGCGTAGGCGCGAAGCCCGTCCCGCACCGGGCGCATGCCGAGTTCATTCGGCAAACGCATCAAGTCCTTCCTTTTTTTCACTAGGCAAGTGCGCGGGATTGGAAGATATTGCGCCGGTCCCGTCTCGCCGTTTCCTTTTTCTCTCCTCCACCCTCCTACCCGGAGCGCGCCCATGTCCGAAGCACAAGCCTCTGCCCCCTTGCCGCCGAAATCGAACAGCTGCTGCAGCGCCTGGGCGTGCCCCGCAGCGCCTACACCGGCGGCGAATTGACGGTGCGCTCGCCGGTGACGGGCGAGGTGATTGCACAGGTGCCGCAAACCACCCCGGCCGAAGCGACAGCCGCCATCCGCCAGGCGCATGAAGCGTTTAAGGCCTGGCGCAGCGTTCCGGCACCGCGCCGCGGCGAGCTGGTGCGGCTGCTGGGCGAAGAACTGCGCGCCGCCAAGGCCGACCTCGGACGCCTGGTCACGCTCGAGGCCGGCAAGATCCCGACCGAAGGCGCGGGCGAGGTGCAGGAAATGATCGACATCTGCGACTTCGCGGTCGGCCTCTCGCGCCAGCTCTATGGCCTGACGCTGGCCACCGAACGCGCCGAGCACCGCATGATGGAAACCTGGCATCCGCTGGGCGTGTGCGGCGTGATCTCGGCCTTCAACTTTCCGGTGGCCGTGTGGTCGTGGAACGCGGCGCTGGCGTTGGTGTGCGGCGATCCGGTGGTGTGGAAGCCGTCGGAAAAAACGCCGCTCACCGCGCTGGCCACGCACGCCATCGCGCAGCGCGCCGTTGCGCGCTTTGGCGAAGACGCACCCGAGGGCCTGCTCGGCCTGCTGCTGGGCCAGCGGGACATCGGCGAAGTGCTCGTCGACGACCACCGCGTGCCGATTCTTTCGGCGACTGGTTCGACTGCGATGGGCAAACAGGTGGGACCGAAGCTGGCCGCGCGTTTTGCGCGCGCCATTCTTGAACTCGGCGGCAACAACGCCGCCATCGTCACGCCGTCGGCCGACCTGGACCTTACGCTGCGTGCCATTGCGTTCTCGGCCATGGGCACGGCCGGCCAGCGCTGCACCACGCTGCGCCGGCTCTTCGTGCACGACAGCGTGTACGACGCGCTGGTGCCCAAGCTGGCCAAGGTGTACGGCAATGTGCGTGTGGGCGATCCGCGCGAGGCGGGCACGCTCGTCGGGCCGCTGATCGACCGCGCCGCGTTCGACGGCATGCAGAAGGCGCTGGGCGAAAGCCGCGAGATCGGCGCCACGGTGCATGGCGGCGAGCGCGTCGAAGGCATCGGCACCAAAGACGCCTACTACGTGCGCCCCGCATTGGTGGAACTGAAGTCGCACGACGGCCCGGTGCTGCGCGAAACCTTTGCGCCCATTCTTTATGTGGTGCGCTACAGCAAGCTCGACGATGCCATCGAGTGGCACAACGCGGTGGGCGCGGGCCTGTCGTCGTCGATCTTCACGCTCAACGTGCGCGAGGCCGAGCGCTTCCTGTCGAGCGCAGGCTCCGACTGCGGCATTGCCAACGTCAACATCGGGCCGAGCGGTGCCGAGATCGGCGGTGCGTTCGGTGGCGAGAAAGAAACCGGCGGCGGCCGCGAAGCCGGCTCCGACAGCTGGAAGGCGTACATGCGCCGAGCGACGAACACCATCAACTATTCGACGGCATTGCCCCTTGCACAAGGCGTGACCTTCGATATCGGCGATTGATCACCCCAGGCCCTTGCTCTTGCCGCGCAGCGTTCGGCTGCGCCGGCAAGGCAGCGGCTGCCCGAGCCCAAGAAAACCATAGGAGACAGAGAAAATGAAGATGCAATCGAAAACCCTCGCCACCGCCGCAGCGCTGCTTGCGCTCGCATTCGGCGCTTCGGCGCAGCAAGCCCCCGCCGGCGGCACGCTCGACAAGATCAAGAGCAGCGGCAAGGCCGTGCTCGGCGTGCGCGAGGCCTCGCCGCCCATGGCCTACATGCTGGGCGCGAACGACAAATACGTGGGCTATCACGTCGAGCTTTGCGAGCGCGTGCTGAAGGACATCGCGCCTTCCGCCAAGCTCGAATACATGGCCGTTACCGCGCAGAACACCATTCCGCTGGTGCAGAACGGCACGCTGGACATCGGCTGCGGCCCCACCACCAACAACACCGCGCGCCAGCAGCAGGTGGCCTTTGCGCTCACCACCTATGTGAGCGAAGTGCGCATGGCCACGCGGGCCGATTCGGGCATCAGCTCGCTCGACCAGCTGGCGGGCCGCACCGTGTCGGCCTCCACCGGCACCACTGCCGTGCAGTTGCTGCGCAAGCGTGAGCGCGCGCAGAACACCACCATCAACACGATGCTCGGGAAGGACCATCTCGAGAGCTTTCTGCTGATGGAGTCGGGCCGCGCCGATGCCTTCGTGCTCGACGACAACCTGCTCGCCGGGATCATCGCGAACTCGAAGAACCCCACGGCCTATCGCATCACCGGCGAGGCTCTGGGCTCGGAGCCGATTGCGCTGTTGTTCCGCAAGGACGATCCGGCCTTCAAGGCCGCGGTGGACGATTCGCTGCGCAAGCTCATGAAGAGCGGCGAGCTCGAGAAAATCTACACCAAGTGGTTCGTCGCGCCGATTCCGCCAAAGAACACCAGCCTGAACCTGCCGATGAGCACGGCGCTGAAGCAGCTGATTGCCGAGCCCAACGACAAGCCGCTCGAGGCCTACGCCAAGTGATGTCCGCCGTGCTCGATTCCGCGCTTTCTTCGGCTTGCACGTTCGAGCCTGCGCAGCGCGTGCGCGCCATCGGCGTGTCGGAAATCCTGCGCATCACCGACCATGCCAATGCGTTGAAGCGCGCCGGCCGGCCGGTGATCGTGCTGGGCGCGGGCGAGCCGGACTTCGACACGCCCGAACACATTCGCGCCGCCGCGGCCCGCGCCATGGAGCGTGGCGACACGCGCTACACGGTGCTCGACGGCAGCCCCGCCATGAAGGCCGCGGTGCAATTCAAGTTCAAGCGCGACAACGGGCTGGACTTTGCGTTGAATGAAATCAGCGTGGGTGCGGGCGCCAAGCAGGTGATCTTCAACGCGCTCATGGCCAGCCTGAACCCGGGCGACGAGGTGATCTTGCCGGCGCCGTACTGGACGTCCTACGCCGACATCGTGCAGATCTGCGGCGGCGTGCCCGTGAGCGTGCCGTGCAGCGAGGCGCAGGGCTTTCGGCTGGATGCCGCACAACTCGAGGCGGCGATCACCCCGCGCACGCGCTGGCTGTTCCTGAATTCGCCATCGAACCCGAGCGGCGCGGCCTACAGTGCGGCGCAGCTCGCGCCGCTGTGCGAGGTACTGCTGCGGCATCCCGCGGTGTGGGTGCTGGCCGACGACATCTACGAGCACATCCTCTACGACGGCCTGGCATTTGCCACCCCGGCGGCCGTGGAGCCGCGGCTGCGCGAGCGCACGCTCACCGTGAACGGCGTGTCGAAGGCCTATGCAATGACAGGCTGGCGCGTGGGCTACGGGGCAGGACCGCGCGCGCTGATCGCGGCCATGGCGGTGGTGCAGAGCCAGTCGACCTCGTGCCCGTCGTCGGTGAGCCAGGCCGCCGCCATCGAGGCGCTCACGGGGCCGCAAGACATCGTGGCCGAGCGGTGCGATGACTTCCAGGCGCGGCGCGACTTCGTGTTGGCTGCATTGAGCCGCGCGCCCGGCCTGCATTGCCGCGTGCCCGAAGGCGCTTTCTATACTTTTGCGAGCTGTGCCGGCGTGCTCGGCCGGCGCACGCGCAGCGGCATGCTGCTGCAGACCGACAGCGACTTCTGCAGCTACCTGCTGCAGGATTTTGAAGTGGCGGTGGTGCCGGGCAGCGTGTTCGGGCTGGCGCCGTATTTCCGCATTTCGTATGCGACGTCGATGGCGCAGCTCGAAGAGGCGTGTGCACGGATTGCCGCGGCATGCGAAGCTCTCACATGAATTTTTTCCTCCCCTTCCGGGGAGGGCAGGGTGGGGGCAAGCGGCGTATCAATCGCTGTCGACGTGACTGGCGCCGTCTGCCCCCATCCCAACCTTCCCCGGGAGGGGAAGGAGCGAATACCAAGACCTTCATTGCATTGGACACAGCATGACTTCTCCCCGCACCGGCGGCCAGATCCTGGTCGACCAGCTCATCACCCACGGCGTCAAGCAGCTCTTCTGCGTGCCCGGCGAAAGCTTTCTGGCCGTGCTCGACGCGCTGCACGATGCCTCCATCGAGGTGACGGTATGCCGCCAGGAAGGCGGCGCCGCGATGATGGCCGAGGCGCAGGGCAAGCTCACCGGCCAACCCGGCGTGTGCTTTGTCACGCGCGGGCCCGGCGCCACCAACGCGGCGGCCGGTGTGCACATCGCGCACCACGATTCGACGCCGATGCTGCTCTTCGTGGGCCAGGTCGCGCGCGAGGCGCTTGGCCGCGAGGCCTTCCAGGAGCTGGACTACGGCGCGGTGTTCGGCACCATGGCCAAGTGGGTGGTGCAGATCGACGATCCGGCGCGTGTGCCCGAGCTGGTCTCCCGTGCCTTCCATGTCGCCACTTCCGGCCGGCCGGGGCCGGTGGTGATTGCGCTGCCGGAAGACATGCTGACCGAAGCCGCCACGGTGGCCGATGCGCAGCCTTATGCGGTGACCGAAACCTATCCGGGCGCGGCGCAAATCGCGCAACTGCAGCAACGGCTCGCACAGGCACAGCGGCCCGTCGTCATCCTCGGCGGCAGCCGCTGGTCCGAAGCTGCGACGCGGCAGTTCGCGGGTTTTGCGGAGGCGTTTTCGCTGCCGGTGTACTGCTCGTTCCGCCGCCAGATGCTGCTGTCGGCCGAGCATCCCTCTTATGCGGGCGACCTGGGGCTGGGCGCGAATCCGCGCATGCTGGAGCGCATTCGCAAGGCGGACCTGGTGCTGCTGGTCGGCGGCCGGCTGTCCGAGGTGCCATCGCAGGGCTATGAGCTGCTTGCCATTCCGCAGCCCAGGCAGGCGCTGGTGCATGTGCATGCCGACGCCGACGAGCTCGGCAAGCTCTACCGTCCGGCGCTGGGCATCCACGCCACGCCGCAGGCTTTTGCCGAGGCGGTGGCTGCGCTCCGCCCGGCTTCGCCGCCCGTCTGGCAAGACGAAACGAAGACCGCGCGCGAAGACTTTTTGCGCTGGAGCGATCCGGCCCCCATCCGCATTCCGGGCCCGCTGCAGATGGGCGAGGTGATGCAGCACCTGCGCGAGGTGCTGCCGCCCGACACCATCTTTTGCAACGGCGCCGGCAACTTTGCCACCTGGGTGCATCGCTTCTGGCCGTTCCGCTCGTTCGCGAGCCAGCTGGCGCCCACCAGCGGATCGATGGGCTATGGCTTGCCGGCGGGCGTGGGCGCCAAGCGCCTGTGGCCGCAGCGCGAGGTGGTGGTGTTTGCGGGCGACGGCGACTTCATGATGCACGGCCAGGAGTTCGCAACCGCCGTGCAGTACGGCCTGCCGATCATCGTGGTGCTGCTGGACAACGCCATGTACGGCACCATCCGCATGCACCAGGAAAAGCACTACCCGGGCCGCGTGAGCGCCACGCAGCTGAAGAACCCCGACTTCCGCGGCTATGCCGAAGTGTTCGGCGGGCATGGCGAGCGCGTGACCCGCACGGAGGAGTTCGGCCCCGCGCTGGCGCGCGCCCGTGCGAGCGGCAAGCCCGCGGTGCTGCATTGCCTGCTCGATCCGGAAGCCATCACGCCCGCCAGCACGCTGCAAAGCATCCGCAAGGCGGCCCTGGCTGGCGGCTGAGCGCCTGGCGTATAAAAAGAATCAGCCCAGGCCGCCCGCAAACCGCGGCCGGGGCTTCGGCGGATTGCCGTCGGGCGTGCGCGCGGCCAGCCGTGCGGCGCGAGCCAAGGGCTCCATGGCCTGCTCGAGGCGGGTGGCGAGCAGGTAGAGATCCTCGTCCTTGGTTTCGGCGGCATGGGCGCGCGTCATGCGCACGATCTCGGCGGCGTATTCGGCATTGGTGGCCATCCATTCGGTGTCGGTCACGCGCCCGTGCTTTCGCCGCAGTGCCACGTGCAGCCGTGCGGCAAGGGCGATGCGTTCGCTTTCGGACATGGACATGGTTCGAGGGGCTCCATGAATGGCTCGAACCCGCTGCGTGCACAAGTCGTGCCATGTCGACCCGCGCTGTTAACGCTCCGAAACACTTTTGTTTGCCGAGAGCCCCTGGAACGTAAGGCAAAGCGGGTAATTCCCAATGCACTGGCCCGGTGCACCGCCTAAAGTCTGCCCACTCGCGAACGGGCCAAGCTCGTGCTGCCGAGGGTCCGAGGAGACAAAATTCGGTCTACAAGAAAAATTCTTCAAGGCTTCCGTTCGAGAAGCCGTGTTTGAACTGAAAGGCGCCGCTGGTCGGCGCCTTTTTTTGCCCGGCGCAGCCCCTTCGCCTGCCGATTCCTGACTGGCGCAAGCGCGCTTGCAGGCCCGCCCTGCCTTTCATCGAAGCTCCTCTTTTGGTAGCGCCTCGGGTGCGACAATCCAGGCATGGAAATGCTGGTGGTCACGGGCGCTTCGCTGCTCGCAGGGTTTGTCGATTCGATCGTGGGCGGCGGCGGTTTGATCCTTGTGCCGACGCTCTTCGCCGTGTTTCCGGGCGCGCCGCCGGCCACGTTGCTGGGCACCAACAAAAGCGCTTCTATTTGGGGCACGGCTGCCGCGGCCGCCCAGTTCAGCCAGCGGGTGCAGATGCGCTGGGGCGCTTTGTGGCCGGCCGCCCTGCTCGGATTCGCGGGGTCGATGCTCGGCGCCTGGGGCGTGACCCTGTTTCCGGGCGACTTCCTGCGGCGGGCGCTGCCCATCGTGCTGCTTGGCGTGCTGCTCTACACGCTGGCGCGCAAGGACCTGGGCCGCCACCACGTACCGCGCTTCAGCGGCCGAGCCGAAACGCTGGCGGCCTGCGCCATCGGCCTGTCGATCGGCTTTTACGACGGCTTCTTCGGGCCCGGGGCGGGCAGCTTCCTCGTCTTTTTGTTCGTGCGCTGGATGGGCTACGACTTCCTGAATGCTTCTGCGTCGGCCAAGATCATCAACACGCTCACCAACGCCGCGGCCCTGCTGCTGCTCGCGCTCAAGGGGCATGTGTGGTGGCACTATGGGCTGGTGATGGCGGTGGCCAACGTGGCGGGCAGCCTGCTGGGCACGCGTGTTGCGCTGAAGCATGGAGCGGGCTTCGTGCGGGTGGTGTTCATCGTGGTGGTGAGCGCGCTCATCCTGAAGACCGCCTATGACGCATTCCTGAAATAGCACAACGAGAAAGTCCCATTCATGGCATTGCCAGAGTCCGCTGTACCCGTTGAACGCCCCGCAGCCGTCAGCTTCTGGCAGGCCTTCGCCTATTGGCTCAAGCTCGGCTTCATCAGCTTTGGCGGCCCGGCGGGGCAGATCGCGCTGATGCACCAGGAACTGGTGGAGCGCCGGCGCTGGATCTCGGAAAAGCGCTTTCTGCATGCGCTCAACTACTGCATGCTGCTGCCCGGCCCCGAAGCGCAGCAGCTTGCCACCTACATCGGCTGGCTCATGCATCGCACCTGGGGCGGCCTTGCGGCGGGCGTGCTCTTCGTGCTGCCTTCGCTCTTCATCCTGATCGGGCTGTCGTGGGCGTACATGGCCTACGGCCACGTGCCGGCGGTGGCGGGCTTGCTGTACGGCGTGAAGCCCGCGGTCACAGCCATCGTGCTTTTCGCGGCGTGGCGCATCGGCTCGCGGGTGCTCAAGAACCCGTGGCTCTGGGCGATTGCCGTTGCCGCCTTTGTCGCGATCTTTGCGCTGCAGTTGCCGTTTCCGCTGATCGTGCTGTCCGCCGGGGCCATCGGCTACTTAGGCAGCCGGTTCGCGCCGGCGTACTTCTCGCCGGGCGGTGGGCACGGCGCCGCGGCGGGCTCGGCCGGCCCGGCGCTGATCGACGACGACATGCCCACGCCGCCGCACGCCCTTTTCAGCTGGGGCCGCTTCGCGCGCGTGCTTGCGGTGTTCTTCCTGCTGTGGCTCGGCGCGCTGGGCGCGCTCACGGCGCTGTACGGATGGAGCGGCGCGCTCACCCAGATGGGCTGGTTCTTCACCAAGGCGGCACTGCTGACCTTCGGCGGCGCCTATGCGGTGCTGCCCTATGTGTTCCAGGGCGCGGTCGACCACTACCACTGGCTTACGGCCACGCAGATGATCGACGGCCTCGCGCTCGGAGAAACCACGCCCGGCCCCTTGATCATGGTGGTGTCGTTCGTGGGCTTCGTCGGCGCGTGGGGCCAGGCGCTGTTCGGCCCCCATGCGCTGTTCGCGGCGGGCGTTGCGGGCGCGACGGTGGTGACCTTCTTCACCTTCCTGCCGTCGTTCCTGTTCATTCTGCTGGGCGGGCCTTTCATCGAGTCGACCCACGGCAACCTGAAGTTCACTGCCCCGCTCACCGCCATTACCGCGGCCGTGGTCGGCGTGATCGTCAACCTGGCGGTCTTCTTCGCCTACCACGTGCTCTGGCCGAAGGGCTTGTCAGGGCCCTTCGAGTTTCCCTCCGCCGTCATCGGCGCGCTCGCGGCCATCGCGCTCTTCCGCTTCAAGGCCGGCGTGATTCCGGTGGTGCTCGCTTCCGCGTTGGCCGGCATGGCGTGGCAACTGCTCATGCGCTGACGGCTTGGGGTTGGCTTATTCCTCGACGAAAGCTTCTTCGCGTTTCGCCTTGATAGAGGGGAGCAGCACGATGCCCAGCAGCAGCGCCGCCGCGACCAGCAAGCCCGCCGACAGCGGCCGCGTGACGAACACGCTCCAGGTGCCGCGCGACAGCAGCAGGGCGCGCCGCAGGTTTTCTTCCATCATCGGCCCAAGGATGAAGCCCAGCAGCAACGGCGCGGGCTCGGTCTTCAGCTTGATGAACAGGTAGCCGATAAAGCCGAAGATCGCGACCATCCACACGTCGAAGGTGTTGTTGTTGGTCGAGTACACGCCAATCGCGCAGAACAGCACGATGGCGGGGAACAGGAACTTGTAGGGCACCGTCAGCAGCTTGATCCACATGCCGATCAGCGGCAGGTTCAGCACGATCAGCATGGCGTTGCCGATCCACATCGAGGCGATCAGTCCCCAGAAGAGTTCCGGGTTGCTGGTCATCACCTGGGGGCCGGGCTGGATGTTGTGGATGGTCATCGCGCCCACCATCAGCGCCATCACCGCGTTGGGCGGAATACCCAGCGTGAGCAGCGGAATGAAGGAGGTCTGCGCACCGGCGTTGTTGGCCGATTCGGGCGATGCCACGCCGCGGATGTTGCCCTTGCCGAAGGGCACTTCGCCGGGGCGCATCTTGATCTTCTTCTCGAGCGCATAGGCCGCGAAAGCCGCAAGCAGCGCGCCGCCGCCGGGCAGGATGCCGAGCGCCGAACCCAGCGCGGTGCCACGCAGCACCGCGGGCGTCATGCGCTTGAAGTCGTCCTTGGTGGGCCACAGGCCCTTCACCTTGTGCGTGAAAACTTCGCGCTCGTCGTCGGGCTGCGAGAGGTTGCCGATGATTTCGCCATAGCCGAACACGCCCATGGCAATCACCACGAAGCCGATGCCATCGGTGAGCTCGGGAATGTCGAAGCTGAAGCGCGCGACGCCCGAATTGACGTCGGTGCCCACGATGCCGAGCAACAAGCCGAGCACGATCATGGCCACCGCCTTGAGCAGCGAACCCGAGGCCAGTACCACGGCGCCGATGAGGCCCAGCGTCATCAGCGAGAAGTACTCGGCCGGGCCGAACTTGAAGGCCAACTCGGTGAGCGGCGGCGCGAAGGCGGCCAGGATCAGCGTGCCGACGCAACCTGCGAAGAACGAGCCCAGGCCCGCCGCGGCGAGCGCAGGGCCTGCGCGGCCCTGCCTCGCCATCTGGTAACCGTCGATACAGGTGACCACGGAGGATGACTCGCCCGGGCAGATTCACCAGGATCGCGGTGGTCGAGCCGCCGTATTGCGCACCGTAGTAGATGCCGGCCAGCATGATCAGCGCCGACACGGGCGGCAGCGCGTATGTGGCGGGCAGCAGCATCGCGATGGTCGCGACCGGACCGATGCCCGGCAGCACGCCGATCAGCGTGCCCAGGATGCAGCCGACCAGGCAA containing:
- the amaB gene encoding L-piperidine-6-carboxylate dehydrogenase translates to MPRSAYTGGELTVRSPVTGEVIAQVPQTTPAEATAAIRQAHEAFKAWRSVPAPRRGELVRLLGEELRAAKADLGRLVTLEAGKIPTEGAGEVQEMIDICDFAVGLSRQLYGLTLATERAEHRMMETWHPLGVCGVISAFNFPVAVWSWNAALALVCGDPVVWKPSEKTPLTALATHAIAQRAVARFGEDAPEGLLGLLLGQRDIGEVLVDDHRVPILSATGSTAMGKQVGPKLAARFARAILELGGNNAAIVTPSADLDLTLRAIAFSAMGTAGQRCTTLRRLFVHDSVYDALVPKLAKVYGNVRVGDPREAGTLVGPLIDRAAFDGMQKALGESREIGATVHGGERVEGIGTKDAYYVRPALVELKSHDGPVLRETFAPILYVVRYSKLDDAIEWHNAVGAGLSSSIFTLNVREAERFLSSAGSDCGIANVNIGPSGAEIGGAFGGEKETGGGREAGSDSWKAYMRRATNTINYSTALPLAQGVTFDIGD
- a CDS encoding amino acid ABC transporter substrate-binding protein produces the protein MKMQSKTLATAAALLALAFGASAQQAPAGGTLDKIKSSGKAVLGVREASPPMAYMLGANDKYVGYHVELCERVLKDIAPSAKLEYMAVTAQNTIPLVQNGTLDIGCGPTTNNTARQQQVAFALTTYVSEVRMATRADSGISSLDQLAGRTVSASTGTTAVQLLRKRERAQNTTINTMLGKDHLESFLLMESGRADAFVLDDNLLAGIIANSKNPTAYRITGEALGSEPIALLFRKDDPAFKAAVDDSLRKLMKSGELEKIYTKWFVAPIPPKNTSLNLPMSTALKQLIAEPNDKPLEAYAK
- a CDS encoding pyridoxal phosphate-dependent aminotransferase, with the translated sequence MSAVLDSALSSACTFEPAQRVRAIGVSEILRITDHANALKRAGRPVIVLGAGEPDFDTPEHIRAAAARAMERGDTRYTVLDGSPAMKAAVQFKFKRDNGLDFALNEISVGAGAKQVIFNALMASLNPGDEVILPAPYWTSYADIVQICGGVPVSVPCSEAQGFRLDAAQLEAAITPRTRWLFLNSPSNPSGAAYSAAQLAPLCEVLLRHPAVWVLADDIYEHILYDGLAFATPAAVEPRLRERTLTVNGVSKAYAMTGWRVGYGAGPRALIAAMAVVQSQSTSCPSSVSQAAAIEALTGPQDIVAERCDDFQARRDFVLAALSRAPGLHCRVPEGAFYTFASCAGVLGRRTRSGMLLQTDSDFCSYLLQDFEVAVVPGSVFGLAPYFRISYATSMAQLEEACARIAAACEALT
- a CDS encoding thiamine pyrophosphate-binding protein; its protein translation is MTSPRTGGQILVDQLITHGVKQLFCVPGESFLAVLDALHDASIEVTVCRQEGGAAMMAEAQGKLTGQPGVCFVTRGPGATNAAAGVHIAHHDSTPMLLFVGQVAREALGREAFQELDYGAVFGTMAKWVVQIDDPARVPELVSRAFHVATSGRPGPVVIALPEDMLTEAATVADAQPYAVTETYPGAAQIAQLQQRLAQAQRPVVILGGSRWSEAATRQFAGFAEAFSLPVYCSFRRQMLLSAEHPSYAGDLGLGANPRMLERIRKADLVLLVGGRLSEVPSQGYELLAIPQPRQALVHVHADADELGKLYRPALGIHATPQAFAEAVAALRPASPPVWQDETKTAREDFLRWSDPAPIRIPGPLQMGEVMQHLREVLPPDTIFCNGAGNFATWVHRFWPFRSFASQLAPTSGSMGYGLPAGVGAKRLWPQREVVVFAGDGDFMMHGQEFATAVQYGLPIIVVLLDNAMYGTIRMHQEKHYPGRVSATQLKNPDFRGYAEVFGGHGERVTRTEEFGPALARARASGKPAVLHCLLDPEAITPASTLQSIRKAALAGG
- a CDS encoding TSUP family transporter, with the translated sequence MEMLVVTGASLLAGFVDSIVGGGGLILVPTLFAVFPGAPPATLLGTNKSASIWGTAAAAAQFSQRVQMRWGALWPAALLGFAGSMLGAWGVTLFPGDFLRRALPIVLLGVLLYTLARKDLGRHHVPRFSGRAETLAACAIGLSIGFYDGFFGPGAGSFLVFLFVRWMGYDFLNASASAKIINTLTNAAALLLLALKGHVWWHYGLVMAVANVAGSLLGTRVALKHGAGFVRVVFIVVVSALILKTAYDAFLK
- the chrA gene encoding chromate efflux transporter; protein product: MALPESAVPVERPAAVSFWQAFAYWLKLGFISFGGPAGQIALMHQELVERRRWISEKRFLHALNYCMLLPGPEAQQLATYIGWLMHRTWGGLAAGVLFVLPSLFILIGLSWAYMAYGHVPAVAGLLYGVKPAVTAIVLFAAWRIGSRVLKNPWLWAIAVAAFVAIFALQLPFPLIVLSAGAIGYLGSRFAPAYFSPGGGHGAAAGSAGPALIDDDMPTPPHALFSWGRFARVLAVFFLLWLGALGALTALYGWSGALTQMGWFFTKAALLTFGGAYAVLPYVFQGAVDHYHWLTATQMIDGLALGETTPGPLIMVVSFVGFVGAWGQALFGPHALFAAGVAGATVVTFFTFLPSFLFILLGGPFIESTHGNLKFTAPLTAITAAVVGVIVNLAVFFAYHVLWPKGLSGPFEFPSAVIGALAAIALFRFKAGVIPVVLASALAGMAWQLLMR